The following proteins come from a genomic window of Bradyrhizobium paxllaeri:
- a CDS encoding VapE domain-containing protein produces MTELPSPDNLAALDFLRKLYPDGPWLLTAIRVDPPGIQTRTFSPKNEGACLDWLKSRNGERNIYFSVNPPLRELSKKAERTDIREVVYLHVDIDPRANETLEVERERIEALLTTNLPPGVPAPTAIVFSGGGYQAFWKLDMPIPIGGDLELAEEAKRYNQRLEYAFGADNCHNIDRIMRVAGTINVPDARKTKKGRKPELAQLFRFEPKNVYPLASFQQAPLKSALSAVSLSLEVQLESLANIEDLTKWAVPARLIRVIREGKDSDQPKKGDNSRSGWLFYCVRQLVRHRVPTGVIAWILLNERFGIAESVLEQPDPKKYALRQIKSAHKAVAAAEAEFELHEGQPVKNLANIRIALDKLGVSVRYDVFRGECLIEGLPGHGPLLDEQALNRLWLTLEEKFNFRPAKTYFDTVLDDLAVQSTFHPVRDYLDSLVWDRKERLDGWLTTYAGAKSDDFTRAVGSIVLIAAVRRVRNPGCKFDEMLVLESGQGADKSSALELLAVNSDWFTDDLPLDANSKVAIEQLAGRWIVEAGELHGMGKGDLQHLKAFLSRQNDTARLAYAKRATRAPRQCVIVGTTNEDSYLTDVSNRRFWPVKIDRFDLDLLRRDRDQLWAEAAAREAEGARIRLDPALYEAAQVEQDSRRIEDPYREIISRALGDRRGEVRSYDLWDLIDVPAGQRNGTHAKRLGAVMKQLGWKREKARYGTGVEWCYVKGGAPRKKLVLTQGGDFRSFRYPGEAEAPF; encoded by the coding sequence ATGACCGAGCTACCTTCACCGGACAACCTTGCTGCGCTCGATTTTCTCAGGAAATTGTATCCTGATGGACCATGGTTACTGACGGCCATAAGAGTAGATCCTCCAGGAATTCAGACTCGGACGTTCTCGCCCAAGAACGAGGGAGCATGCCTCGACTGGCTGAAATCCCGCAACGGAGAGCGAAATATCTACTTCAGTGTCAATCCGCCGCTACGCGAGCTCTCTAAGAAGGCTGAGCGGACGGACATTAGGGAGGTTGTCTACCTCCACGTTGATATTGATCCTCGTGCAAATGAGACCCTGGAAGTTGAGCGAGAGCGCATTGAAGCTTTACTGACAACCAACCTCCCTCCCGGGGTGCCGGCTCCTACCGCCATAGTGTTTTCCGGCGGAGGCTATCAGGCCTTCTGGAAATTAGACATGCCGATTCCCATAGGCGGCGATCTGGAGCTCGCAGAAGAAGCCAAACGATATAACCAACGGCTTGAATACGCGTTTGGCGCGGACAACTGCCACAACATCGACCGCATTATGCGGGTGGCCGGCACCATCAACGTGCCGGACGCGCGGAAGACGAAAAAAGGTCGCAAGCCTGAGCTCGCGCAGCTGTTTCGCTTCGAGCCGAAAAACGTATATCCTCTAGCTAGTTTTCAACAGGCACCTCTCAAGAGTGCTTTGTCGGCTGTGTCGCTTTCTTTGGAAGTGCAGCTTGAATCGCTAGCGAATATCGAAGATCTGACAAAATGGGCCGTTCCGGCGCGGCTCATACGCGTCATTCGTGAAGGGAAGGACTCTGACCAGCCAAAAAAGGGCGATAACAGCCGCTCTGGATGGTTGTTCTACTGTGTCCGTCAGCTTGTCAGACACCGCGTACCCACGGGGGTGATCGCATGGATATTGCTTAACGAAAGGTTCGGCATCGCCGAAAGTGTTCTGGAACAACCCGACCCAAAAAAATACGCCTTACGACAAATCAAAAGTGCTCACAAAGCCGTAGCAGCGGCTGAAGCGGAGTTCGAGTTGCACGAAGGTCAACCTGTCAAAAATCTAGCGAATATACGCATCGCTCTGGATAAGCTCGGTGTAAGTGTTCGCTACGACGTATTTCGAGGTGAGTGTTTGATTGAGGGGTTGCCCGGACACGGACCGCTGCTCGATGAGCAGGCACTAAACAGGCTTTGGCTTACGCTAGAAGAAAAATTTAACTTCCGGCCTGCAAAGACGTACTTCGACACGGTCCTTGACGATCTCGCGGTTCAATCAACCTTTCATCCCGTTAGAGATTACCTGGACTCCCTTGTATGGGATAGGAAAGAGCGGCTCGACGGATGGCTCACGACTTACGCTGGAGCGAAAAGCGACGACTTTACGCGCGCAGTCGGCTCTATCGTTCTTATTGCTGCGGTTCGGCGAGTACGAAACCCCGGGTGCAAGTTCGACGAGATGCTGGTGCTCGAAAGCGGCCAGGGCGCCGACAAGTCCTCTGCCTTGGAACTACTTGCCGTGAACAGCGATTGGTTCACGGATGACCTTCCCTTGGACGCAAACAGCAAGGTTGCGATTGAGCAGCTTGCAGGCCGGTGGATCGTCGAAGCGGGTGAGTTGCATGGCATGGGTAAAGGCGATTTGCAGCACCTCAAAGCCTTCTTGTCCAGACAAAACGATACAGCTCGGCTGGCGTATGCAAAACGCGCCACACGAGCACCCAGGCAGTGCGTAATCGTCGGAACAACTAACGAGGACAGCTATCTTACCGACGTCTCCAATCGCAGGTTCTGGCCAGTTAAGATTGATCGCTTTGACTTAGATTTACTGCGACGTGATCGAGATCAACTTTGGGCGGAAGCCGCGGCTCGAGAAGCTGAAGGAGCGCGTATCCGACTGGACCCAGCGCTATACGAAGCGGCGCAAGTCGAACAGGATTCACGCCGGATCGAAGACCCCTACCGAGAAATTATCAGCAGAGCGCTCGGCGACAGGCGGGGAGAGGTTCGATCGTACGACCTCTGGGACCTGATTGACGTTCCGGCAGGCCAGCGAAACGGAACGCATGCAAAACGGCTTGGCGCGGTGATGAAGCAGCTCGGCTGGAAGCGAGAGAAGGCGCGATATGGAACGGGTGTCGAATGGTGTTACGTTAAGGGCGGCGCTCCCCGGAAAAAGCTTGTTCTGACTCAAGGCGGCGACTTTCGGTCTTTTAGATACCCAGGGGAAGCCGAAGCGCCGTTTTAA
- a CDS encoding helix-turn-helix transcriptional regulator, whose protein sequence is MTERFISVKSVLDRVCLSRTELYERIKQGEFPRTVALGPQKVVFIESQVEAWMKSQIEAGSRGAEWRKWRARNAVAARSDIKVAP, encoded by the coding sequence ATGACTGAGCGATTTATCAGCGTAAAGTCCGTTCTAGACCGGGTCTGTTTGTCCCGCACAGAACTTTACGAGCGAATAAAGCAGGGTGAGTTTCCACGTACCGTTGCACTCGGACCTCAAAAGGTGGTCTTCATCGAGTCTCAAGTCGAAGCCTGGATGAAATCGCAAATCGAGGCGGGTTCTCGCGGTGCTGAGTGGCGCAAGTGGCGTGCGCGGAATGCCGTTGCTGCACGCAGTGACATCAAGGTGGCACCATGA
- a CDS encoding AIPR family protein has translation MVNESDIAVAHKEFWEDLFLEADSSACPQPEAFFNLYARVATLTGECTDLTYSPAKKEGRGGYQVDGYSLETETGELYLAVCDLRSSAEVESLNAGQIEALIQRARSFLERAIKAEFIQELEETSPAFEAAYPVYSNYLAIRRIRIVIFSNARLATRRPPEATGEIIGHPAVFSVLDLARYDGIKKSKGQIEPIEIDLTELNGSALPCLKAHTDAGDYSAFLVAMPGPLLAKIYSLYGPRLLEQNVRTFLQAKTKVNRGIIDTIASNPKRFFAYNNGITATASSLETGRLDDGSLAIQSIKNLQIVNGGQTTASILYAKDRSGADLQHIWVPMKLSVVAAEYLEEMVPKISRYANTQNKINEADFFSSHPFHLKLEQISRRLMAPPKPGFLSGSKWFYERARGQYNDQLAYGTLGARTKFEHEYPKDQRIEKTELGKFELTFQCQPNVVSLGEQKCFIEFAEHIGKKWQENEASFDDEWFKRAAARALIFRWTDRTVATSDWYRSDRGFKAQIVTYSIAWLVSYLARTRKSEISLEMIWSTQAISEELSQGLLEVARQVARTIKDTPPNVKNIGEYCKQEACWNAVQSAHFIVPQQLGPEVRRAGGSSGAETTPAIETRASRISAANGDRDDLILSLRQLMEGGARDRDNLILDLARLSGYERTGSRVREEMTNVIRTGVRRGILESNGEQIAIGARTIADYDREFLKDQFLASMQGRSWTERSESIRMFARWLGFRRTGPYIEDAAKSLINGLIREDRLESDGSEIRRRG, from the coding sequence GGCTATCAAGTAGATGGTTATTCGCTCGAGACCGAGACCGGTGAACTCTATCTTGCAGTCTGCGATCTCAGAAGCAGCGCGGAAGTCGAGTCGCTAAATGCCGGCCAAATCGAGGCATTAATACAGCGGGCGAGGTCCTTTCTCGAGCGAGCAATCAAGGCGGAGTTCATTCAGGAACTTGAGGAGACCAGCCCCGCATTCGAGGCTGCCTATCCTGTCTACTCGAACTACCTCGCGATCAGGCGCATTCGTATCGTGATCTTCTCCAATGCGCGGCTGGCGACCCGGCGACCTCCCGAGGCGACGGGGGAGATCATCGGACATCCGGCCGTGTTCAGTGTACTTGATCTCGCTCGTTACGACGGCATCAAAAAGTCCAAGGGGCAGATCGAGCCAATCGAAATAGATCTAACCGAACTCAACGGTTCAGCGCTTCCGTGCCTCAAGGCGCATACCGACGCCGGTGACTATTCTGCGTTCTTGGTTGCCATGCCCGGGCCACTGCTGGCGAAGATATACAGCCTTTACGGTCCGCGTCTGCTTGAGCAGAATGTGCGAACGTTTCTCCAGGCAAAGACAAAGGTAAATCGCGGAATCATTGATACCATTGCCTCCAACCCCAAGAGATTCTTTGCGTACAACAACGGAATTACGGCTACCGCGTCCAGTCTTGAAACAGGCAGGCTGGACGATGGATCGCTCGCAATTCAATCAATAAAAAACCTGCAGATCGTCAACGGCGGGCAGACAACAGCGTCGATACTCTACGCGAAGGACAGGTCGGGCGCGGACCTCCAGCATATCTGGGTGCCGATGAAGCTTTCGGTCGTGGCGGCCGAATACCTGGAGGAAATGGTGCCAAAGATTTCGCGGTATGCGAACACGCAGAACAAGATCAACGAGGCTGATTTCTTCTCAAGTCATCCATTCCATCTAAAACTCGAGCAGATATCACGACGGCTCATGGCACCGCCGAAGCCAGGGTTCCTTTCTGGTTCGAAGTGGTTCTATGAACGTGCGCGCGGGCAGTACAATGACCAGCTCGCTTACGGAACGCTTGGTGCACGAACCAAGTTCGAGCACGAGTATCCAAAAGATCAGAGGATCGAAAAAACCGAACTTGGCAAGTTCGAGTTGACCTTCCAGTGTCAACCGAATGTGGTCAGCCTCGGCGAGCAGAAGTGCTTCATCGAGTTCGCCGAACATATCGGAAAGAAATGGCAGGAGAATGAGGCGTCATTCGATGACGAGTGGTTCAAGAGAGCCGCGGCACGGGCGCTCATTTTTCGTTGGACAGATCGGACGGTGGCGACCTCGGACTGGTACAGGTCAGACCGGGGTTTCAAGGCACAGATCGTTACATACTCGATAGCTTGGCTCGTTTCCTACCTCGCGCGCACTCGCAAGTCGGAGATTTCGCTTGAAATGATCTGGAGCACCCAGGCCATATCGGAAGAGCTCAGTCAGGGTCTGCTTGAGGTTGCTCGACAGGTGGCAAGAACGATCAAGGACACGCCCCCCAACGTTAAGAACATAGGCGAATATTGCAAGCAGGAGGCGTGCTGGAACGCCGTTCAGAGCGCGCACTTCATCGTTCCCCAGCAGCTTGGTCCAGAAGTCAGACGTGCTGGAGGATCGTCAGGTGCTGAGACGACCCCGGCCATCGAGACGCGCGCCTCGCGAATCTCCGCGGCTAATGGCGACCGTGATGATCTGATTCTGAGTCTTCGCCAGCTCATGGAGGGAGGCGCGAGAGATCGGGACAATTTGATATTAGACCTCGCTAGGCTGTCCGGATACGAGCGTACTGGCTCCCGAGTCAGGGAGGAGATGACCAACGTCATTCGTACCGGTGTTCGGCGTGGGATCCTGGAGAGCAATGGCGAACAGATCGCGATCGGTGCACGCACTATCGCCGACTACGACCGGGAGTTCTTGAAGGACCAGTTTCTGGCCTCAATGCAGGGAAGAAGCTGGACGGAAAGATCTGAAAGCATCCGCATGTTCGCTCGGTGGCTGGGCTTTCGCCGAACTGGGCCCTATATCGAGGACGCAGCCAAGTCACTGATCAATGGGCTGATCCGAGAGGATAGGCTGGAGAGCGACGGTTCGGAGATTCGGCGCCGGGGTTGA